A genomic segment from Antedon mediterranea chromosome 6, ecAntMedi1.1, whole genome shotgun sequence encodes:
- the LOC140051576 gene encoding proto-oncogene tyrosine-protein kinase receptor Ret-like yields the protein MCRPTLGSTVLLLFLFHTGISDEYVNTTFPPPKVGQTRQGYCPSNKNSFLFSKRNVVIIENRLKGSVPVSLNITGHKTRNCIITPTQLDGHFVVQYANIHSQKVLQLVINKTIPYSISLKDEISLIVRPMRSKMNILQNYFYVQISIEELQMALLNVPLQQRIVYKKSMNYSRIFQSSVTDVIKQSSSNLKYRLEILEPSSLNGSLNITPNTAIVYVQNDYLLSRYPYRKPKNISFRIFVEDNGKQWKFENVVKLKGEIRKDHCPSQSCSNAEHNRPEFCNGGCGLGSNGSGCVWTVAKHFISCSSNPSTCPDNVCDELESMHFDICPQDCVDSNFVGDRLFVNTYAKPPSGKGIGRMPWTNASLCICNSNPEQCVCRRAMAPVNVVQGTSQPPELNDTVTSRLNPGAEDPVYKPNVLTSRNNYSDGVTRESPVCGALCQILIISGCLLVCLVVLIVLWQSGCIKCLHRGFHKLPFGAHVELQMTTINANYAQNEIFYRIQDIPPTIQQYKLDCDPKWEFPRSNLLFQDILGEGEFGRVVKAQALNIRGHTGYKTVAVKMLKPCATDVDMRDLVTELNLLKQVNNPNVIRLLGSCTQKGPLLVIVEYCENGSLRKFLRENRKRPIYSDHTLTPNSERSLPFDEFGSHSNTTTLRPRDLLSFAWQICKGMHYLSTLKLVHRDLAARNVLVGDCLVIKISDFGLMRDIYEADSYKRTSKGRIPVKWIAIESLYDNVYTAKSDVWSFAILLWEIVTMGATPYPGVTSERLYNILKTGYRMKKPDGCSDELYQIMTRCWSEKPMDRPSFQELCEIFENMLKRNIEYLDLTELQNLTHNEVEEEEEEEEDNMEAVHMVKMRLLNSNIHGSSSQSSSSQYNIPRIEKINESRVGQHTPVEEESYLAC from the exons atgtgtaggcctacgctGGGTTCGACTGTTCTTCTGTTGTTTCTATTTCATACCG GCATTTCAGATGAGTACGTCAATACTACATTTCCGCCACCAAAGGTTGGCCAAACACGCCAAGGGTACTGCCCATCGAATAAAAATTCCTTTTTATTCTCCAAACGAAATGTTGTTATAATTGAAAACCGCTTAAAG GGTTCAGTACCTGTAAGTTTAAATATCACGGGGCATAAGACAAGAAACTGTATCATAACACCAACACAACTAGACGGGCATTTTGTAGTACAGTATGCAAACATTCATAGCCAAAaag TTTTGCAACTGGTGATTAACAAGACTATTCCATATAGCATTAGTTTAAAAGATGAGATATCTCTCATAGTTCGTCCAATGCGGTCAAAGATGAACATTTTACAGAATTACTTCTACGTACAGATATCCATCGAAGAACTACAGATGGCGCTACTTAACGTACCTCTTCAACAAAGGATTGTCTACAAAAAGTCAATGAACTATAGTCGG ATTTTTCAATCAAGCGTTACTGACGTCATCAAGCAGTCTTCTTCAAACCTTAAATATAGACTCGAGATTCTAGAACCTTCAAGTCTGAACGGAAGCTTAAATATTACACCGAACACAGCGATAGTCTACGTGCAGAATGATTATTTACTCTCTAGGTATCCGTACAGAAAGCCAAAGAACATCTCATTCCGCATATTTGTCGAAGATAATGGCAAGcaatggaaatttgaaaatgtagTCAAGTTAAAAGGTG AAATTAGAAAAGACCATTGTC CTTCTCAGTCATGTTCAAATGCAGAACACAACAGGCCGGAGTTTTGTAACGGCGGCTGTGGATTAGGCAGCAATGGATCTGGATGCGTGTGGACCGTAGCTAAACACTTCATCTCGTGTTCAAGTAATCCTAGCACGTGCCCAGATAATGTATGTGATGAGCTAGAAAGCATGCACTTTGACATCTGTCCGCAAGACTGTGTTG ATAGCAACTTTGTCGGTGATAGACTGTTTGTTAATACGTATGCGAAGCCACCAAGTGGAAAAGGCATAGGTAGAATGCCTTGGACAAACGCATCTTTGTGCATTTGTAATAGCAATCCTGAACAGTGCGTTTGTAGAAGAGCGATGGCACCAGTCAATGTTGTTCAGGGAACAAGCCAACCGCCAGAATTGAATGATACAGTTACAAGTAGATTAAATCCTGGTG cAGAAGACCCAGTGTACAAGCCAAACGTATTAACATCGAGAAACAATTACAGTGACGGGGTAACAAGAGAATCACCAGTTTGTGGAGCGTTATGTCAGATACTCATCATATCTGGATGCCTACTGGTCTGCCTTGTAGTGCTGATTGTACTTTGGCAGAGTGGTTGCATCAAATGTCTACATCGAGGTTTTCATAAACTACCATTCGGAGCACATGTTGAACTGCAGATGACAACCATTAATGCAAACTACGCTCAGAATGAAATATTCTACAGAATTCAGGACATTCCTCCAACGATTCAACAATACAAATTAGAC TGCGACCCAAAGTGGGAGTTTCCAAGATCCAATCTACTATTTCAAGATATTCTCGGGGAAGGCGAATTTGGAAGAGTAGTAAAAGCCCAGGCCTTAAACATTCGTGGACACACTGGATATAAAACTGTTGCTGTCAAAATGTTAAAAC CCTGTGCTACCGATGTCGACATGCGGGATTTAGTGACAGAGTTGAACTTACTAAAACAAGTAAATAATCCAAATGTGATACGGTTATTAGGATCATGCACGCAAAAAG GTCCATTGTTAGTAATTGTTGAATACTGTGAAAACGGGTCGCTTCGTAAATTCCTGAGGGAGAACCGAAAAAGACCAATTTATAGTGACCATACATTAACACCGAACTCAGAACGGTCCTTGCCATTTGACGAATTTGGCTCACATTCTAATACTACCACTTTAAGACCACGTGACTTACTAAGTTTTGCCTGGCAGATTTGTAAAGGAATGCATTATCTTTCAACATTGAAG CTTGTGCACAGGGATCTTGCTGCTCGGAATGTACTGGTTGGAGACTGTCTTGTGATTAAGATTTCTGATTTTGGTCTTATGAGAGACATCTACGAGGCTGATTCATATAAGAGAACAAGCAAG ggAAGAATTCCAGTGAAATGGATAGCAATCGAATCATTGTACGATAATGTATATACAGCAAAAAGTGATGT ATGGTCGTTTGCAATTCTTTTATGGGAAATCGTTACAATGG GTGCAACACCTTATCCGGGTGTTACGTCAGAGaggttatataatatattaaaaacggGATATAGAATGAAAAAGCCTGATGGATGTTCTGATGAgct atatcaaatcatgacAAGATGTTGGAGTGAAAAACCAATGGACAGACCGTCATTTCAAGAATTATGTGAAATATTCGAAAACATGCTTAAAAGAAATATA gaATATTTAGACTTAACGGAGCTGCAGAATCTTACTCACAATGAGGTTGAGGAAGAAGAGGAGGAAGAAGAAGACAATATGGAAGCAGTGCACATGGTAAAAATGCGACTGTTAAACTCCAACATACATG GTAGCTCTTCCCAGAGCAGCAGCTCTCAATATAATATCCCAAGAATAGAGAAGATAAACGAATCCAGAGTCGGTCAACACACCCCAGTAGAAGAAGAGAGTTATCTAGCGTGTTAA